Proteins co-encoded in one Tachysurus fulvidraco isolate hzauxx_2018 chromosome 17, HZAU_PFXX_2.0, whole genome shotgun sequence genomic window:
- the fgfrl1a gene encoding fibroblast growth factor receptor-like 1a: MELLWIVLALFDIVYMTSCARGPPRVSEKVVHRQTVRLGRTMKLQCPVEGDPPPLIMWSKDGRNIHSGWLRFRVTHHALRIKEVEAEDAGTFNCKATNGFGSVNINYTLIVIDDTSKGKDGARAAGDAEFTTDLSGKLVRPRFTQPAKMRKRVIARPVGSSVRLKCTASGNPRPDIVWLKDSRPLTPEEVGESRKKKWTLSLKNLTPEHSGKYTCHVSNRAGEINATYKVEVIQRTNSKPILTGTHPVNTTVDYGGTTSFQCKVRSDVKPVIQWLKRVEPGDESKYNSTIEVGEHHFVVLPTGEVWSRPDGSYLNKLLITRAKEEDAGMYICLGANTMGYSFRSAFLTVLPDTKPHFPHAPPISSPGLPWPVIIGIPAGVVFILGTILLWFCQSKKHCSSGAIISAPANGHRQPSRERPLPGAEKDCMGSVSYEEYLSQQQPQQQQLLLGPKVYPKIFTDIHTHTHSHVDGKVHQHQHIHYQC, translated from the exons GTCCTCCTCGTGTTTCAGAGAAGGTTGTGCACAGACAGACGGTGCGGCTTGGACGCACCATGAAGCTCCAGTGTCCCGTTGAGGGTGACCCACCACCCCTCATCATGTGGAGCAAAGATGGCCGCAATATCCACAGCGGATGGCTGCGCTTCAGGGTCACACATCATGCACTGCGAATAAAGGAGGTGGAGGCTGAAGATGCTGGTACTTTCAACTGTAAAGCCACCAATGGCTTTGGCAGCGTCAACATCAACTACACCCTCATTGTGATTG ATGACACAAGCAAGGGGAAGGACGGTGCCAGAGCAGCAGGAGACGCAGAGTTCACCACTGATTTGTCAGGAAAACTGG TGCGGCCCCGGTTCACCCAGCCGGCTAAGATGAGAAAGCGTGTGATCGCTCGACCAGTGGGCAGCTCGGTGAGGCTGAAGTGCACGGCTAGCGGAAACCCTAGACCTGATATTGTGTGGCTGAAGGACAGCAGGCCACTCACACCGGAGGAGGTCGGCGAGAGCCGCAAGAAGAAATGGACGCTAAGCCTGAAAAACCTCACGCCTGAGCACAGCGGCAAATACACTTGCCATGTCTCGAATCGCGCCGGAGAAATCAACGCCACCTACAAAGTGGAAGTCATCC AGCGCACCAACTCTAAGCCTATCCTGACTGGAACTCATCCTGTGAACACTACAGTAGACTACGGCGGCACCACGTCCTTCCAGTGCAAAGTCCGTAGTGATGTTAAACCTGTTATCCAGTGGCTCAAGAGAGTGGAACCTGGCGATGAGAGCAAGTACAATTCAACCATCGAGGTTGGAGAGCACCACTTCGTAGTGCTGCCCACCGGGGAGGTGTGGTCACGGCCCGACGGCTCCTACCTCAACAAGCTGCTCATTACCCGTGCCAAGGAAGAAGACGCCGGCATGTACATCTGCCTGGGCGCCAACACTATGGGCTACAGCTTCCGCAGTGCCTTCCTCACTGTCCTGCCTG ACACCAAGCCCCACTTCCCTCATGCCCCTCCCATCTCATCTCCTGGGCTACCGTGGCCCGTTATCATTGGCATTCCAGCTGGTGTGGTCTTCATCCTGGGCACCATCCTCCTGTGGTTCTGCCAGTCTAAAAAGCACTGTTCCTCAGGAGCCATCATCTCCGCCCCAGCTAACGGTCATCGTCAGCCTTCGCGAGAGCGGCCACTGCCAGGAGCTGAAAAGGACTGCATGGGCTCAGTGAGCTACGAGGAGTACCTGAGTCAGCAGCAgccgcagcagcagcagctcctgCTCGGCCCCAAGGTCTACCCAAAGATCTTCAcagacatccacacacacacacactcgcacgtgGACGGGAAAgtgcaccagcaccagcacatCCACTACCAATGTTAG